Proteins encoded together in one Lathyrus oleraceus cultivar Zhongwan6 chromosome 5, CAAS_Psat_ZW6_1.0, whole genome shotgun sequence window:
- the LOC127081551 gene encoding F-box/FBD/LRR-repeat protein At5g56420: MADRISEFHDSILCHILSFLPTKHAATTSILSKRWKSLWLSVLTLEFDCKSFKDMAYHGYSVHQLMLLRKIELPILSFRFNCNYWCPIQTQRDVTLFVSYLMNRGIENLNIHNDMKLPSSILSCKTLKVLKLKGIIVNGFSHQVDFPVLKILHLERMIFERHELLVKLLSGCHILEELETEYLCFRSLSRVPAKEFDGLLPSLVRAKISCHDSIIPFHLVRNVETLHMEKAQLECCTTKLPMFHNLTHVKLQFSFDMWGWLQQMLQQCHKLQSLIIQGCEFQDERWNDQSWNDPPIVPKCLSLHLRTCCLADCKGTESVLQFAKYILQNSKILKTMKIKYDCCADIKAKHQMTAELSSFTKGSTMCEVVFENSVTNSITD; the protein is encoded by the exons ATGGCAGATAGAATCAGTGAGTTTCACGATTCAATTCTTTGTCACATTCTTTCTTTTCTTCCAACCAAACATGCTGCAACCACAAGCATCCTCTCTAAGAGATGGAAATCATTATGGCTTTCAGTCCTCACTCTCGAATTCGACTGCAAATCCTTCAAAGACATGGCCTACCATGGATATTCTGTACACCAATTGATGCTCTTACGAAAAATTGAACTTCCAATCCTTTCGTTTCGTTTCAATTGCAACTACTGGTGTCCAATTCAAACCCAACGTGATGTTACTCTATTTGTTTCCTATCTAATGAATCGAGGAATAGAGAATCTTAACATTCACAATGACATGAAATTACCATCTAGTATTCTTAGTTGCAAGACCCTTAAGGTTCTTAAGTTGAAAGGAATAATAGTGAATGGTTTTTCTCATCAAGTGGATTTTCCTGTTCTTAAAATTCTTCATTTAGAGAGAATGATTTTCGAACGGCATGAATTGCTTGTTAAACTTCTCTCTGGTTGTCATATACTTGAGGAATTGGAAACTGAATATTTATGTTTTCGTAGTCTTTCGCGTGTTCCAGCGAAAGAGTTTGATGGTTTGTTACCTAGTTTAGTCCGAGCAAAGATTTCTTGTCATGATTCTATTATTCCTTTTCATTTGGTTCGCAATGTGGAGACTCTACATATGGAAAAG GCACAATTGGAATGTTGTACTACTAAACTTCCCATGTTTCATAATCTGACACACGTGAAACTTCAATTTTCCTTTGATATGTGGGGTTGGTTGCAACAAATGCTTCAACAATGCCACAAACTTCAAAGTTTAATCATACAGGGTTGTGAATTTCAAGACGAACGTTGGAACGACCAAAGTTGGAACGATCCACCAATAGTTCCAAAGTGTCTTTCATTGCACCTGAGAACATGTTGTCTTGCAGATTGTAAAGGCACGGAATCTGTGCTCCAATTTGCAAAGTATATTTTGCAAAATTCGAAAATACTAAAGACTATGAAAATTAAGTATGATTGCTGTGCAGATATAAAAGCAAAACACCAAATGACAGCGGAATTATCTTCATTCACAAAGGGCTCTACAATGTGTGAAGTTGTTTTTGAAAACTCGGTAACTAATTCTATTACCGACTAA